DNA sequence from the Nocardia sp. BMG111209 genome:
TTCGGCGTAGCGGGTCAGGGTGGCGGGGCCGATACGGCCGGCCTGGTCGTGCATGCGGTCCAGCACGTCGCCGGGACCGGAGACGAGGGCGCGTTCGACGGCGTCGGGGACCGCGCGCAGCAGGATCAGATCGCGGATGCGCTCCAGCAGGTCGCCGGCGAAGCGGCGGGGATCGTGCCCGGCCTCGACCACCCGGTCGACGGTGCCGAACAGCGCGGCCCCGTCGTCGCCGGCCAGTGCCTCGACCGCCTCGTCGATCAGGGCGATATCGGTGACGCCGAGCAGGGCCAGCGCGCGGTTGTAGGCGACGCCCTCGGGGCCCGCTCCCGCCAGCAGCTGATCGAGCACGCTGAGGCTGTCGCGCGGTGAACCGCCGCCGGCGCGGATCACCAGCGGATAGACGGCCTCCTCGACCTGTACGCCCTCCTGCTCACAGATCCGGCCGAGCAGCCCGCGCATGGTGGCCGGCGGCAGCAGCCGAAACGGGTAGTGGTGGGTGCGCGAGCGGATGGTCGGCAGCACCTTGTCGGGCTCGGTGGTGGCGAAGATGAAGATCAGGTGGGCCGGCGGCTCCTCGACGATCTTCAACAGCGCGTTGAAGCCGGCCGTGGTGACCATGTGCGCCTCGTCGACGATGAACACGCGGTACCGCGATTCGGCCGGCGCGTAGAAGGCCCGGTCGCGCAGTTCGCGGGTGTCGTCGACGCCGCCGTGACTGGCCGCGTCGAGCTCGATGACGTCGAGATTGCCGGGGCCGCCGGGCCCCAGCGCCACGCACGAGGCGCAGACCCCGCACGGCCGGGAGGTCGGACCCTCCACACAGTTGAGTGAGCGCGCGAGGATGCGCGCCGACGAGGTCTTGCCGCAGCCTCGCGGGCCGGAGAACAGGTAGGCGTGACTGATCCGCCCGGTGTCGAGCGCGGTGCTGAGCGGATCCGTGACGTGCTCCTGCCCCACGACCTCCGCGAAGGTTGCCGGTCGGTACTTCCGGTACAGAGCCACGGGGTGAGGGTACCGGCGTCCACCGACAGCGTCTCCGTCATGGCGGCACGCGCGTTCTGCGACCTTCGATCACCGGCCAAACGTGACCCATGTCACAATTATTCCGGAAACCCGTTCCGGGCACGAGAACCGACCGAGCGTTTCCGAATTCCGGCAGGACCGGACTTGATAACTTACGGTTTCCCCCGGGCTACAAAATTCGAATTCCCGAACAGCGCCGCCGGGCAAACTATTTCCCCGTTTGCACTCAACGCCACCAACATAACGATCATGTCAAGCAATTAGCCTTCTCGCAATTGACTGGCTAACGTGATCCCCGGCAACTTCGGTAGCCAAACCTTCATCAGGTTGGTGGCCCCGGTCGGTCCCTCATCCCGACCGGGGCACAACCTGGCAACTCGCCGCAGTCAGCGCGGGAGTTCTTCGATGGGACGTCACCCGAACTCCTGCCGGATCCCGGAGGAAAACCCGACCGTGCCGCCGTGTGACGACATCGCCGCCGCCTGGCTCTCACGTACCGAGTTCGCGGACGACCGGACTGCCGTCGGTCTGCTGAGCAGAGCGATCAGCCCGCGCGAGTACGCCCTCAAACGAGATTCGCTACCGGTGACGGCCGCCGCCGATCCCCGTACCTCCGCCGCCATCCTCGAACTGCTGGAGCGCGGCCAGGTACCGACCATGGCCGCGATCCGGACGCTCATCGTGCAGAACGAGATGCGCGGGGAGGCCGAACGCATCGAGCGCCTCGGCCGACGCGCGCAGCGCAGCATCGACGACGTCGGCCGGCTGCTGGCCCAGCTCACCCACGAGTACTGGGTGATGAACGACGTCGGCCCGACCCGCCGCGACATCCTGCACACCGACCCCATGTTGGAGCTGATCCGCGAATGCGTCGGTGACATCTCCCCGAACGCGGTCAAACACCTGTGGCTGATCGAGCGTGCCCAACGGGCCGGCTGGATCGCCTACAACGCGGAGCCGCGCTCACTCTGCGCGGGCCGGCGATTCCATGCCGCGAAATACGGCAACCGGGTCTCGCTGCGTCCGGTGAACACCATCGGCACACTCGTGGCGAGCTTCCTCGATCAGCATCGGACCGAGCAGGGCCGCCCGCCGCGCTGGTCGGTACTCGCTCACGACCTGCGGGACGACCGGGGTCGGCGCGTGTTCAACGACACCGCCGACGTCCGGGCACAGCAGCAGTGGCTGATCACCGCCGAGTGGCTCGCGCTGGAGGAGGATCTGCCGGTACCGGGCCCACGCGGGCGGCGCGCGCTGACCCGCAAACCGCGGCGATAAGGGCACGTCACCCGCGCGATCCGGACCCGTGTGAGCATTCGGTAACTTTCTTGCAACGCTGCCCGCGTCCGAAGGAGTTACCGTGCCCTCGTCGATCGATCCCGCCGCCACGGTCTGGCTACTGATCAGCACAGCGTTGGTGCTGCTCATGACGCCCGGCCTGGCGATCTTCTACGGCGGCATGGTCCGCTCCACCGGCGTCCTGAACATGCTCATGATGAGCTTCGTCTCCATTCCGCTGGTGACGGTGACATGGCTACTGTTCGGCTATTCGATGGCGTTCGGCCGGGACGCGGGCGGTGGAATCATCGGCAACCTCGGGCATTTCGCACTGTCCGGGATCACGCCCGCAACCGTGCGGGTCGGTGTTCCGGAATTGCTCTATGTCACCTTCGAGCTCACCTTCGCGATTCTCACCGTGGCGCTGGTCAGCGGCGCCATCGCGGACCGGGCGAAGTTCTCGGCCTGGGTGGTGTTCGTGCCGCTGTGGACGCTGCTGGTGTACGTCCCGATCGCGCACTGGGTGTGGGGACCCGACGGCTGGCTGGCCTCGTTCGGCGCGCTGGACTTCGCCGGCGGCCTGGTGGTGGAGATCGCCTCCGGCGCCTCGGCGCTGGCGCTGGCCCTGGTCCTGGGACCGCGGATCGGGTTCAAGGTGGACGCGATGCGCCCGCACAATCTGCCCTTCGTGCTGCTCGGCGCGGGACTGCTGTGGTTCGGCTGGTTCGGCTTCAACGCCGGTTCGGCACTGAAGGCCGACGGGGTCGCGGCGGCGGTATTCCTCAACACCCTGGTCGCGGGCTGTCTCGGCATGCTCGGCTGGCTCGTGGTGGAACGGGTGCGCGACGGGCATCCGACCACCTTCGGCGCCGCGTCCGGCGCGGTGGCCGGACTGGTCGCCATCACGCCGTCCTGCGGTTCGGTCGATACGCTCGGCGCGGTCGTGGTCGGCCTGGTCGCGGGCGTGGCGTGCTCGTTCGCCGTGGGCTGGAAGTTCAAGGGCGGCTACGACGATTCGCTGGACGTGGTCGGCGTGCACTTCGTCGGCGGGATCACCGGCACCCTGCTGATCGGCCTGCTGGCCAGCAAGGTGATGACCGGTGGCGCCCGCGGCCTGTTCTACGGCGGCGGACTCGCCCAGCTGGGCAAGCAGATCGTGGCCGTGCTGGTGGTGGCGTCGTGGGCGTTCGCGATCTCGTTCGCGCTCGGCAAGGTGATCGATCGCGTGCTGGGCTTCCGGATCAGCAAGGAGGACGAGGTCGCGGGCATCGACTTCGCACTGCATGCCGAGACCGCATACGCCGAGGGCGTGCACGGTCACGCGCCGCGCGGGTTGTTCGGCAACAGCCCGCGACCGCCCGGTGATCGGGATCACTGACCGGCCCGCCGTGGACCACGGTCACCCGGATAGGCTGGCACCGTCACCGTACGGCCGTTTCAGGGGGACGCCCAATGCTGACTCGCCTGGCCCGCCTCACCACTGGGCATCCGCGCACCACCTTGTTCCTCGCGCTGGTGGTGGCGCTGTTGTGCGGAGTGTTCGGGTCCTCGGTCGCCGGTGAACTCAAGGGCGGTGGTTTCGTGCCGGGCGACGCGGAATCCGCCCGCTCCGCGCGGCTGCTGGCCGATCATTTCGACGGCGCCGACCCGAATCTGGTGGTGCTGATCGGAGCGGACCAGGGAGTCGACAGTCCGGCCGCGGAGGCCGCGGCGCACGCCGTGCTCGACCGGTTACAGGCGCGGCCGGATATCGCCGGTCTGCGCTCGTACTGGACCAGCCCACCGGCGGTCCGGGCGACCCTGCGCAGCACCGACGCGAAACAGGGCCTGATCCTGGCCTATCTGACCGGCGGCGACGAGGCCTCCGAGAAAGCGGCCGGGAAGGTCGCCGACGAGCTGGACGAGTTGCCGGCCACCCGCGTCCCCGGCATACACATGCTCCAGGGCGGCTCGGCCACCATGTTCCACGAGGCGAACAGCCAGGTCACCAAGGATCTCGCGGTCGCCGAGGCGATCGCCGTGCCACTGACCCTGCTGGTCCTGGTGCTGGTGTTCGGCAGTGTGATCGCCGCGTCGCTGCCGCTCGCGATCGGGATATTCGCGATCCTGGTCACGCTGGCGATCCTGCGGGTCTGCGCGCTGCTCGCCGACGTCTCGGTGTTCGCCTTGAACATGACCACGGCGATGGGCCTGGCCCTGGCGATCGACTACAGCCTCTTCATCGTCAGCAGGTTCCGGGAGGAACTGGCCGACGGCCGGGCCCCGCGCGACGCCGCCATCCGGGCGGCGGTGACCGCGGGCCGCACGGTGTTGTTCTCCGCCCTCACGGTGGCGCTGGCGCTGGCCGTGCTCGCGGTGTTCAACCTGTTCTTCCTGCAGTCGTTCGCCTACGCCGGGGTCGCGGTGGTGGTGGCGGCGGCCGCCGCATCGATCGTAATTCTGCCCGCGGCGATGGTGCTGCTCGGCGAGCGGGTCAACGCGTGGGATCTGCGCGAGCCGGTCCGGCGGCTGTTCCGGCGCCCCGCACCGCGACCACGCCCGCTCGAGCAGACCTTCTGGTACCGCACCGTGACCGTGACCATGCGCCACGCGGTGCCGGTCTCGGTGGTGCTGATCATCGTGCTGCTGACCTTGGGCGCACCCTTTCTCGGCGTGAAATTCGGCTATCCGGACGATCGGGTGCTGCCCACCGGCGCCAGCAGCCGGGCCGTCGGCGATGTGCTGCGCCACGAGTTCCCCGCGATCAACACCGGCGGTGGCACCACCGTGCTGCTCGACGGATATTCCGGTGACGCGGGCAGTTACGCAGCCGCGCTGTCGTCCGTCCCCCAGGTATCCGCGGTGCTGTCGGATACCGGTGTGTACATCCGCGGGCATCGGATGGCCGATGCACCGGCCCGAATGGCCAACGCCACCGGTCAGTACCTGGTGGCGGCAAGCGATCTGGACCCCTTTGCTCCCGCCGGGAAGCAGCAGTTGCAGAATCTGCGCGCGGTACCCCCACCGGCGCCCGCCATGTTCGGCGGCAGCGCGGCGATCAACGCCGATTCCCTGCGCTCACTGGGCGCCCGGTTGCCGCTGGCGCTCGCGCTGATCGTGCTCGCCACCGTGGTGGTGCTGTTCCTGTTCACCGGCAGTGTGGTGCTGCCGCTGAAGACGGTGGTGCTCAATACACTGTCGCTGTCGGCGATGTTCGGGATGATGGTGTGGATCTTCCAGGAGGGACATCTGTCCCGGCTGATCGGATTCACGCCCACAGGCACGCTCGTGCCGACTATGCCGATCCTGATGTTCTGCGTGGCCTTCGGCATGTCCATGGACTACGAGGTGTTCCTGCTGTCACGGATCCGCGAGGCGTGGCTGGCCTCGCCGCGCACGCGCGACGACAACGTGCGCTCGGTGGCGATCGGCGTGGCACGCACCGGCCGCATCGTCACCGCCGCGGCGCTGCTGATGGCGATCGTGCTGGGCGCGCTGGTGTCGTCGAAGGTGTCGTTCATGCAGATGTTCGGGCTCGGCCTGACGCTGACGGTGCTCGCCGACGCCACCCTCATCCGCGGCCTGCTGGTACCGGCCTTGATGCGCTTGATGGGCACCGCGAACTGGTGGGCGCCGCGGCCACTCGCACGCCTGCACGAGCGGCTCGGCCTGCACGAGGAGGATGCGCCGGACCTCGAAAAGTCCGGCGCCGCAAGCGATTCGGAATTACTGCACGACGTGCGGTGAACCGTCAGGAGACATCGCCGGAATCGGCGTTCCAGGTATTGCACTGCTGCGAGCGGTTCGACTTGTAGCCCTGCGCCCACCAGTCGCCGTAATGCCTCGTGGTGCCGTGGTCGCGGACGTCACCGGGCCGATCGCCACGGGTGTAGCTGTCGTCGATGGTGTGCTGACCCTGCTGCGCGGTGACGGTTCCGGCCGCCTGCGAGGAGCCGACGAACATTCCGCCGAAGCATTGCGCCTCCAGCTCCAGGCGCCGGGACAGCTCGGCGCCGGCCGCGGAACTCTGCCCGGCGTTGTAGCGGTCCCGGCTCTCCTTGGCCATGATCCCGGACATCGCCTGTACGTGGTGGCCGTACTCGTGTGCGAAGACCGCCAGGTAGATGACCGCGTCGTTGCCGTACATATCGACCTGGATCTTGTCCAGCGGCATGTAGATGGTGCTGTTCGCCGAGCAGTAGAAGGCGGCGTAGTTCGGCGATCCGCCGGTGCACGGCGACGGCTGGTCGGCGGCGTGGACCGGCACCGCGATATTCGGGGTGGCGAACGACAGTCCGGCCGCGCGCAGCAGCGGCTGCCACATCCGGTCCAGGCAACCGCGCGCCGCCTCGAAGAAGGCCCGCGCCGACGCCTGATCCGAAGCCCAGCGCGGATAGTCGCACGCGATGTTCTGCAGGCCGTATTCGGGATCGGCGAAGATCGCGTTGTCGACGGTCGCCGGACGCGGCCCGGTGGGCGTGGGTGTCGTGGCGATCGCGCTCGTGGTCCGGGAGACGTAACTCGTCCGGGCGGCCGCGGTGGGCACCGGCGCGGCGGAGGTGGGGACCGCGGCGTCGGCGGTCGACGGATAGGTGAAACTCGGCGGCGGGAAGGACGGGTGCGCGGTATTCGTGCTGCTGCCACCCGCGACCGCGAACACCAGTGCGGCGGCGGCCAGCACGACCACCAGCAACACCGCGAACACCGCGATCAGTATCCCGCCGCCACCGCCGGAGCGACGCGGCGGATACGGATACCCCGACGGCGGCAGCGGCGGAAAGCCCGGCGGCCGACCGGGATACCCGCCCGACGGTGGATAGGGTTGCGGCGCACCGTAACCGGGGGCCCCGTAACCGGGGGCCCCGGGGCCGGGCGGCGGCCCGTAACCCGGTGGCGGCGGAAACCCTTGCGGTGGTGGATATCCCGGCGGGTAGCTCATCGTCGCCTCAGCTCACATCGGTTGCCGAGGCAGTGAAGGTGTTGCACTGCGCGGTCTTGTTGTCGTCGAAACCCGCGCTCCACCAATCGCCCATGTGCTGCGAGGTGCCGTGGTCGCGCATATCGCCGCCGGCGTCGCCGCGACCGTAGGCGTCCTTGCGGGTGATCGTGGTCTGCGCGGAGGTGAGCGAACCACCGCCGGAGGTCGCGGCCAGGAACATGCCGTCGAAGCAGTTGGCCTGCAACTCGATTCGACGCGAGATCTCGAGACCGCCGGAGCTGGTCACGCCCGCGTCCCGGCGCTGCTTGTTGGCCGCGGCCATGATCCCGGCCTGCGCCTGCACGTGATGGCCGTACTCGTGCGCGAAGACCGACAGGTAGACCTCCCAATGGTTCTGGAACATGTCGGTCTGCAACTGGCTGATGGGGAGGTAGATGGTCTGGTCGGCGCTGCAGTAGAAGGCGGCGAAATTGCTGCTGTTACCGGTGCACGGGGTGGTGATACCGGCCGTGGTCGCCGTGACGTTCAGCTTGGGCGGGGTGAACGGCAGTTTGTCGGCGGTGAGCACCGGGCGCCACGCCTGCTCCAGACATGATGCGGCACTGGTGAAGAACTTGCGGGCCGTCTCGACCTGGGTACCCCAGGGGGCGTAGTCGCAGTGCGCCGGACTCAGCGGCGAACCCGGGTCGGCCAGCAGCGGATTGGCGCCGGTCGCGGCGACTCCCGTGGCGCCGGAATCCTTTCCGTTGCCGGGGGCCGGCACGCCGGAGGGGTAGGTGTAGTGCGCGCCGGAGTCCGACGGAGTGGTGCTGCCGGGCTTGCTCCCGCTGATCGCGCCCCGCACCACCAGCCCCGCGACGATGAGTACGAGAACCACCAGGACCGTGCCGATTCCCCCGCCACCGCGGCGGCGCTGCGGCGGCCGGCCGGGCGGGCCGTAGGGCTGCGGCGCCCGCGCCGGATACTGCGGCGCGGCCGGGTAGGGAGAGGAATACGGCTGCTGCGGATGCGGCGGCCGCCCTTGCGGATATGATTGTGGCGCCGGGTATCCCGGCTGCCCGTACCCCTGACCTGGATGGGACGGCGTCCCGTACGGCGCCGGTCGACTGTTTGGCGGTATCGAACCGTATCCGTAGGGTGGTTGACTCACTCCCCCGTGCCCCCGTTTCTAGCAGGTACTTCCCGAGTCGGCGCTTCTACAGCCGATGACGAACCATACCAAGCTGTCTAAGATCTGGCTTCATGCTTATCTCTCGGGGGGGCGCCCTGGGCGCTCTATGGCTGGTCGCCGCGGGCTTGTTCGCCGCGGGTCCGGTTGCGCAGGCACAGGATCCGATCGACGGCGTCACCATCGCGGCGGACATCAAACTCACCGACGACGGCCTGATGCAGGTCGCGGAGAAGATACAGGTACCGCCGGGCGGGCAGTTCCACATGGTGCTGCCGCTGCGAGTCGCGTTCGGCGACAGCGGGGAACGGCGCTTCACCGTCACCGATATCGGCTCCACCGGCGCCGGCACGGCCACGGTGGACGGCGACCTGTTCACCGTCGAGGCGCGGCCCGGCGACTCCTCGTTCAACTACACCGTGCACGGCACCGTCAACGACGCACCGGGCAGCCAGGTGTTCCGCTGGACCGGCGTGCTCAACACCGACGTCGCCTCGATCACCGCCTCGGTGATCAGCCCCAGCTTCCGAATGGGTATCGCGGACTGCAAGATCGGGCCGGCCGGGCAGCAACAGCTCTGTGCCGATGTGCGAGTCGAGCCCGACGGGGTCCTGACCCTGCACAAGGACGGGCTGCGCAAGGGCGACATCATCGATCTGAGCATGCAGTTGCCACCGGGTACGGTGCCGCCGAACGCCGACATCCACGACGGGAAGGGATCGACCGCGTTCTCCTTCGGCGCACCGGTCCTGGTCGCCTTCGGCGTCCTGGTGGCCGCGCTGCTCGCCGCCGCCGGTTTCGTGTTCTGGTCCCGGCGCCAGGACGCCGCGGCGCTGGCGGCGCGGGAACCGCTGGATCCGGTGCGGCACAAGGACAATCGAGCCGAGTTCATCTCCCCCGACGGGGTGCTGCCCGGTGAGGCCGGACTGCTGCTCGACGCCTCGGCCGACGCCACCGATCTGGCCGCCACCGTGGTCGATCTGGCCGTGCGGCGCTACCTGTGGATCACCCCGATCAGCGATGCCGACTGGCGGATCAACCGGGTCAACGCCGCCGACGATCAGCTGCGGGGCTACGAGCGGGAGGTGTACCGCGCGCTGCTGCCCGACGGCACCGATTCGGTGCAGGTGTCCGAGCTGCGCGGGCGGGTGGCGGCGAATCCGGCGCGGGCCGCGCTGCGCGCCGACGCCGCCGCGAACGGCACCCTGATCGACCCCGCCCGGCGCGGCCTCGCCTTCTGGCTGGGTATCGCGCTGCTGGTGGTGGGCATCGGCGCGACCGTGGGGCTCGCCGTCGCCGGACGGCATGCCCTGGTCGGCGTGGCCGTCGCGCTCGGCGGCGTGGCGGCGCTGCTGCTGCCGCGCTATCTGCCCCGCCGCACGGCCGCGGGCCGGAAGCTGGCCGGGCAGGTGCGCGCCCTGCAACGCGGCCTCGATGCGGTGCAGGCCGGCCAGATCCCCTCGGCCGACCGGGAACTGGTGTTCTCCCGTGCCCTGCCGTTCACCATCATCGGCGGCCGCGTCGACAACTGGATCCGCGCCTTCCGCGACCTGGACCCCACCAACGACCGGAATCCGGGCCTGTACTGGTTCGGCGGCTTCGAGCGCGACCGCAACCTGCACCGCTTCGCCGGCCACTTCCCCTACTTCATCACCGCCCTCGAGGGCTTGTTCGCTTGAGTTTTCGGCCTTCGCTTCGCTTCGGCGGGTTCGTGGCCCCCTTTGTCTCGAACAACAGGGGTGAGCCATCGGCCGGGTGGGGCCGTTGACCGGGGTCAGTCCTTGCTTCGTTCGGGGGGTTCGGGGTTGGGGCGCATGCCGTTCAGGGCGATCGTCATGACGCGGTGGACGGTTGCGGAGTAGGACTGTTCCGGTAGTACGTAGACCTGGAGGGTCATCAGGCTCGCCACGTCGTCGGCGGTGACGTCGGGGCGTAGGTCGCCGTCGGCGTGTGCCTGTTCGGTGAGCGCGATGATCAGGTCCGCGATGCGGGCGCGCGGGGCGGCGAGGGTCGCGTCGTTGCGGATGTCGCCGTGCAGACCCGGTTCCAGCGCGGAGGCCATCGCGCCGAGGCGTAGTTCGGCGCATTCGCGCAGGATCCGGCACAGCGTGGGCCAGGCACCGGCCTCCTCTTGCTGGGCGGTGGTGGCCAGATCGGCCAGACCCGTCAGATAGGCGTGGGCCGCGGCGCTGATCAGCGCGGCGCGGTCCGGAAATCGGCGATACAGCGTGCCGACGCCGACACCGGCCTGATCCGCGATGGCCTTCATCGGGACGTCGACCCCGTGTTCGCGGAAGATGACCTGGGCCGCGGCCAGGATCTGATCGCGATTGCTGCGGGCGTCGGCCCGCAGTTGTTCGGCCATCGGCGCACCTCTTCGAACTCGTCTGCTTCCGCTCCGGGAAATGGTACGAGAAACATGTGGACGAAAATGTTCCGGTTAGCGTACCGTAGAGCCGTAGCGGACGAATTTCGTCCACTTGATGAGAGGAAGCCGAAATGGGCGCACGCATCCTGATCTCCGGCGCCGGTGTCGCCGGCTCGACCCTGGCCTACTGGCTGGCCCGGCACGGCCACCGGGTCACCGTCACCGAACGCGCCGCGGGGCTGCGGTCCAGCGGAAATCCCGTCGACGTGAAGGGCGCCGCGGTGGACGTGGCCGAGCGCATGGGGGTGATGCCGCAGTTGCGGGCGGCGGCCTCGCACACGAACCGGCTGGTGTTCGCCGACCGCACGGGACAGATCCGGTCGTCGGTGAGTATGCGGAGCTTCCAGAGTTCGGCCGGCGACCGCGAGGTGGAGATCTCCCGGTCCACGCTGGCCGCGACCCTGCTGGCGGCCGCCGCCGGTGAAGCCGAGATCCGCTGGGACGACACCGTCACCGCGCTCACCCCCGCCGGATCCGGGGTCGACGTCACCTTCGCCCGCGCCGAATCGGCGCATTTCGATCTGGTGGTCGGCGCCGACGGCGTCCATTCGACGGTCCGCCGGCTGGCCTTCGGCCCGGAGCCGGAGTTCACCCGCAACCTCGGCATGTACGTGGCGACGCTGCCGGTGGACCGGCCGTTCGCCGCGCCGGACGAGGTCGTCATGTACAACCTGCCGGGCGCGGCGCTGTCGGTACATCCGGGTGCGGGACAACCGGTGGCCGCCTTCATGTTCCGGCACGAACCGGTACCGGACCTGGACTATCGCGACACCGCGCGGCAGTTCGGGATGATCGCGTCGGTCTACGGCGGACGGCTGGGCGTGTTCGAGCCCTACCTCGACGCGGTCGGCGCGGCCGAGGACGTGTACTTCGACGCGGTGACGCGAGTGGTGTTGCCGCACTGGAGTTCCGGCCGGATCGCCCTGGTCGGCGACGCGGCGTCGAGCCTGTCGCTGTTCGGCGACGGTTCCACGCTCGCGATCTGCGGCGCGTACACGCTCGCCGAGGAACTCGCCGCGACGCCCGGCGATCTCACCGGGGCGCTCGCCCGCTACGAGCGGCGGCACCGCCGGCTGGTCCGGCCGCGGCAGCGCGGATTCCGCACCGCCGGAATGCTGCTGGTGCCCAAGACGCGAACCGGTATCGCGGTGCGCGACAACGCGGTTCGCGTCCTGAGCCGATGAGGACCGCGGGTCAGCGCGGGGTGCGGGTGGCGCGCCGCATCGCCGACAGCGGGTCGGCGTAGAAGACGCTCAGCGAGGTGACCGCCGCGGCGTGCTCCTGCACCCGGCCGCCGAACCGGCTGATCCGCAGATCGGCCGGCGGCAGGGTGGTGCTCTGCGCGAAAGCCCTTGCCACCCGGTCGATTCCGGGCCGGTAGCCGGTGAAGGCCTGCCCGCCCAGTACCACCCGATCCGGATTGAACATGTCGCGGATCAGAGCCGCTGCGCGACCGAGGATCTCGGCTCGCTCCAGCAGCACCTCGCGCGCCGGTTCCGACCCGGAGTCGGCCGCCCGGTACAGATCGGCGATCACCGGGCGCCGCGGCGCCTCCCGCTTCGGCACGATGCCCGCCCGTACGGCACGGCCCAGCACCGCCGCCTCACCGACGGTGGCCTCGAGGCAGCCGCGCCGGCCGCAGCGGCATTCGATATCGGAACCGGTGGGCAGGTGCGCGATGGAACCGGGACCGCTGCTCGGCGTGTGCACGCGATCGTGCAGCGTCACCGCGATACCGGCGGTCTCCCGCGCGTAGATGTAGAGGCTGCTGTCCGGATGCGTGCGCGGCTCGTCGCCGGTGGCCAGTAGCAGTTCGGCGGCGGCCATCGCCTCCACGTGCGCGGCGACCGAGACGGGCAGGTCCAGCACACTGCCGAATACCGCGCCGACCGGCGCGGCGTGCCAGTCCAGGCGCGGATGGTCCACCACACCGGCGGCCGCGTCGACC
Encoded proteins:
- a CDS encoding ammonium transporter codes for the protein MPSSIDPAATVWLLISTALVLLMTPGLAIFYGGMVRSTGVLNMLMMSFVSIPLVTVTWLLFGYSMAFGRDAGGGIIGNLGHFALSGITPATVRVGVPELLYVTFELTFAILTVALVSGAIADRAKFSAWVVFVPLWTLLVYVPIAHWVWGPDGWLASFGALDFAGGLVVEIASGASALALALVLGPRIGFKVDAMRPHNLPFVLLGAGLLWFGWFGFNAGSALKADGVAAAVFLNTLVAGCLGMLGWLVVERVRDGHPTTFGAASGAVAGLVAITPSCGSVDTLGAVVVGLVAGVACSFAVGWKFKGGYDDSLDVVGVHFVGGITGTLLIGLLASKVMTGGARGLFYGGGLAQLGKQIVAVLVVASWAFAISFALGKVIDRVLGFRISKEDEVAGIDFALHAETAYAEGVHGHAPRGLFGNSPRPPGDRDH
- a CDS encoding MMPL family transporter, with translation MLTRLARLTTGHPRTTLFLALVVALLCGVFGSSVAGELKGGGFVPGDAESARSARLLADHFDGADPNLVVLIGADQGVDSPAAEAAAHAVLDRLQARPDIAGLRSYWTSPPAVRATLRSTDAKQGLILAYLTGGDEASEKAAGKVADELDELPATRVPGIHMLQGGSATMFHEANSQVTKDLAVAEAIAVPLTLLVLVLVFGSVIAASLPLAIGIFAILVTLAILRVCALLADVSVFALNMTTAMGLALAIDYSLFIVSRFREELADGRAPRDAAIRAAVTAGRTVLFSALTVALALAVLAVFNLFFLQSFAYAGVAVVVAAAAASIVILPAAMVLLGERVNAWDLREPVRRLFRRPAPRPRPLEQTFWYRTVTVTMRHAVPVSVVLIIVLLTLGAPFLGVKFGYPDDRVLPTGASSRAVGDVLRHEFPAINTGGGTTVLLDGYSGDAGSYAAALSSVPQVSAVLSDTGVYIRGHRMADAPARMANATGQYLVAASDLDPFAPAGKQQLQNLRAVPPPAPAMFGGSAAINADSLRSLGARLPLALALIVLATVVVLFLFTGSVVLPLKTVVLNTLSLSAMFGMMVWIFQEGHLSRLIGFTPTGTLVPTMPILMFCVAFGMSMDYEVFLLSRIREAWLASPRTRDDNVRSVAIGVARTGRIVTAAALLMAIVLGALVSSKVSFMQMFGLGLTLTVLADATLIRGLLVPALMRLMGTANWWAPRPLARLHERLGLHEEDAPDLEKSGAASDSELLHDVR
- a CDS encoding neutral zinc metallopeptidase — its product is MFAVLLVVVLAAAALVFAVAGGSSTNTAHPSFPPPSFTYPSTADAAVPTSAAPVPTAAARTSYVSRTTSAIATTPTPTGPRPATVDNAIFADPEYGLQNIACDYPRWASDQASARAFFEAARGCLDRMWQPLLRAAGLSFATPNIAVPVHAADQPSPCTGGSPNYAAFYCSANSTIYMPLDKIQVDMYGNDAVIYLAVFAHEYGHHVQAMSGIMAKESRDRYNAGQSSAAGAELSRRLELEAQCFGGMFVGSSQAAGTVTAQQGQHTIDDSYTRGDRPGDVRDHGTTRHYGDWWAQGYKSNRSQQCNTWNADSGDVS
- a CDS encoding neutral zinc metallopeptidase; amino-acid sequence: MVLVLIVAGLVVRGAISGSKPGSTTPSDSGAHYTYPSGVPAPGNGKDSGATGVAATGANPLLADPGSPLSPAHCDYAPWGTQVETARKFFTSAASCLEQAWRPVLTADKLPFTPPKLNVTATTAGITTPCTGNSSNFAAFYCSADQTIYLPISQLQTDMFQNHWEVYLSVFAHEYGHHVQAQAGIMAAANKQRRDAGVTSSGGLEISRRIELQANCFDGMFLAATSGGGSLTSAQTTITRKDAYGRGDAGGDMRDHGTSQHMGDWWSAGFDDNKTAQCNTFTASATDVS
- a CDS encoding DUF2207 family protein; the encoded protein is MLISRGGALGALWLVAAGLFAAGPVAQAQDPIDGVTIAADIKLTDDGLMQVAEKIQVPPGGQFHMVLPLRVAFGDSGERRFTVTDIGSTGAGTATVDGDLFTVEARPGDSSFNYTVHGTVNDAPGSQVFRWTGVLNTDVASITASVISPSFRMGIADCKIGPAGQQQLCADVRVEPDGVLTLHKDGLRKGDIIDLSMQLPPGTVPPNADIHDGKGSTAFSFGAPVLVAFGVLVAALLAAAGFVFWSRRQDAAALAAREPLDPVRHKDNRAEFISPDGVLPGEAGLLLDASADATDLAATVVDLAVRRYLWITPISDADWRINRVNAADDQLRGYEREVYRALLPDGTDSVQVSELRGRVAANPARAALRADAAANGTLIDPARRGLAFWLGIALLVVGIGATVGLAVAGRHALVGVAVALGGVAALLLPRYLPRRTAAGRKLAGQVRALQRGLDAVQAGQIPSADRELVFSRALPFTIIGGRVDNWIRAFRDLDPTNDRNPGLYWFGGFERDRNLHRFAGHFPYFITALEGLFA
- a CDS encoding TetR/AcrR family transcriptional regulator, which gives rise to MAEQLRADARSNRDQILAAAQVIFREHGVDVPMKAIADQAGVGVGTLYRRFPDRAALISAAAHAYLTGLADLATTAQQEEAGAWPTLCRILRECAELRLGAMASALEPGLHGDIRNDATLAAPRARIADLIIALTEQAHADGDLRPDVTADDVASLMTLQVYVLPEQSYSATVHRVMTIALNGMRPNPEPPERSKD
- a CDS encoding FAD-dependent monooxygenase, producing the protein MGARILISGAGVAGSTLAYWLARHGHRVTVTERAAGLRSSGNPVDVKGAAVDVAERMGVMPQLRAAASHTNRLVFADRTGQIRSSVSMRSFQSSAGDREVEISRSTLAATLLAAAAGEAEIRWDDTVTALTPAGSGVDVTFARAESAHFDLVVGADGVHSTVRRLAFGPEPEFTRNLGMYVATLPVDRPFAAPDEVVMYNLPGAALSVHPGAGQPVAAFMFRHEPVPDLDYRDTARQFGMIASVYGGRLGVFEPYLDAVGAAEDVYFDAVTRVVLPHWSSGRIALVGDAASSLSLFGDGSTLAICGAYTLAEELAATPGDLTGALARYERRHRRLVRPRQRGFRTAGMLLVPKTRTGIAVRDNAVRVLSR